Proteins encoded by one window of Acetivibrio thermocellus ATCC 27405:
- a CDS encoding DUF3592 domain-containing protein: MKKNVVLILGIVFTAAGLIPILIGVTFFLSHYNFISNAARTTAVVTDIKSYRDFDGDKHYEVVIKYSVEGEEYYEIIAHSPLMYVGRKITVYYDPNKPRHVKTMGFVFDDLFLVGIGLVFFIIGISFTASQFKKFRLRKRLLETGRTVYADISEITLNTSYTVNSKHPYVITCKWKDPDTGLFYFFTSDNIWFDPEPIIHEKGITSLPVYIDPENPKNYFVSVKDIEMFVANV, translated from the coding sequence TTCTGGGAATTGTTTTTACCGCAGCAGGTCTGATTCCCATTTTAATCGGCGTAACTTTTTTCCTTTCTCATTACAATTTTATAAGCAATGCCGCCAGAACCACCGCTGTTGTTACCGATATAAAGTCCTACCGCGACTTTGACGGTGATAAACATTACGAAGTGGTAATAAAATATTCCGTGGAAGGAGAAGAATACTACGAAATTATTGCACACTCCCCTTTGATGTATGTAGGCAGGAAAATCACCGTCTATTATGACCCAAATAAGCCGAGGCACGTTAAAACCATGGGTTTCGTCTTCGATGATCTCTTTTTGGTTGGAATCGGATTGGTATTTTTTATCATTGGAATTAGCTTTACCGCATCACAGTTTAAGAAATTCAGACTTCGCAAACGGTTGTTGGAAACCGGCCGGACAGTATACGCAGACATTAGTGAAATCACTTTGAACACAAGCTATACAGTAAACAGTAAGCACCCATATGTTATTACCTGCAAGTGGAAAGATCCCGACACAGGATTGTTTTACTTTTTTACCAGCGACAATATCTGGTTTGATCCCGAACCTATAATACACGAAAAGGGTATTACCAGTCTTCCGGTATATATAGACCCTGAAAATCCAAAAAATTACTTTGTCTCAGTCAAGGATATAGAAATGTTCGTGGCAAATGTCTGA
- a CDS encoding cellulase family glycosylhydrolase, with amino-acid sequence MKKAKAIFSLVVALMVLAIFCFAQNTGSTATTAAAAVDSNNDDWLHCKGNKIYDMYGNEVWLTGANWFGFNCSENCFHGAWYDVKTILTSIADRGINLLRIPISTELLYSWMIGKPNPVSSVTASNNPPYHVVNPDFYDPETDDVKNSMEIFDIIMGYCKELGIKVMIDIHSPDANNSGHNYELWYGKETSTCGVVTTKMWIDTLVWLADKYKNDDTIIAFDLKNEPHGKRGYTAEVPKLLAKWDNSTDENNWKYAAETCAKAILEVNPKVLIVIEGVEQYPKTEKGYTYDTPDIWGATGDASPWYSAWWGGNLRGVKDYPIDLGPLNSQIVYSPHDYGPSVYAQPWFEKDFTMQTLLDDYWYDTWAYIHDQGIAPILIGEWGGHMDGGKNQKWMTLLRDYIVQNRIHHTFWCINPNSGDTGGLLGNDWSTWDEAKYALLKPALWQTKDGKFIGLDHKIPLGSKGISLGEYYGTPQASDPPATPTATPTKPAASSTPSFIYGDINSDGNVNSTDLGILKRIIVKNPPASANMDAADVNADGKVNSTDYTVLKRYLLRSIDKLPHTT; translated from the coding sequence ATGAAAAAAGCAAAAGCAATTTTTTCGCTGGTTGTTGCTTTGATGGTATTGGCCATTTTCTGCTTTGCACAGAATACCGGTTCAACAGCTACGACAGCAGCGGCCGCCGTCGACAGCAACAACGATGACTGGTTGCACTGTAAAGGCAACAAAATTTACGACATGTATGGAAACGAAGTCTGGCTCACAGGCGCCAACTGGTTTGGTTTCAACTGCAGTGAAAACTGTTTCCACGGTGCCTGGTATGATGTTAAAACCATTCTGACCAGCATTGCAGACAGAGGTATCAACCTTCTGAGAATACCAATTTCAACAGAGCTTCTGTACAGCTGGATGATTGGAAAACCCAACCCGGTTTCCAGTGTTACCGCCAGCAACAATCCTCCATATCATGTGGTCAACCCTGACTTTTATGATCCCGAAACCGACGATGTAAAAAACAGTATGGAAATCTTCGATATCATAATGGGATACTGCAAAGAACTCGGAATAAAAGTAATGATTGATATACACAGTCCTGACGCCAACAACTCCGGACACAACTATGAGTTGTGGTACGGAAAGGAAACAAGCACCTGTGGTGTGGTTACCACAAAGATGTGGATAGACACTTTGGTTTGGCTTGCCGACAAGTACAAAAATGATGACACCATAATAGCTTTTGACTTGAAAAACGAGCCTCACGGAAAGCGTGGATATACGGCTGAGGTGCCTAAATTGCTTGCAAAATGGGACAATTCCACAGACGAAAACAACTGGAAATACGCTGCCGAAACCTGCGCAAAAGCTATTTTGGAAGTAAATCCTAAAGTGCTTATAGTAATTGAAGGTGTTGAACAATATCCTAAAACTGAGAAAGGTTATACCTATGACACACCGGATATCTGGGGAGCAACAGGAGATGCTTCTCCATGGTACAGTGCATGGTGGGGAGGAAACTTAAGAGGTGTTAAAGACTATCCTATCGATTTAGGTCCTTTGAACAGCCAGATTGTATATTCTCCGCATGACTACGGTCCTTCAGTATATGCTCAGCCGTGGTTTGAAAAAGACTTTACAATGCAAACCTTGTTGGATGACTATTGGTATGATACCTGGGCATATATTCACGATCAGGGAATCGCTCCAATCCTAATCGGTGAATGGGGCGGACATATGGACGGCGGCAAAAACCAAAAATGGATGACATTGCTCAGAGATTACATAGTTCAAAACCGCATTCATCATACATTCTGGTGCATAAATCCCAACTCCGGTGACACCGGCGGATTGCTCGGAAACGACTGGTCAACTTGGGATGAGGCAAAATACGCATTGTTAAAACCTGCTTTGTGGCAGACCAAGGACGGAAAGTTCATTGGACTTGACCACAAAATTCCTCTCGGTTCAAAGGGAATTTCCCTGGGCGAGTACTACGGAACACCACAAGCTTCAGATCCTCCGGCAACACCGACTGCGACGCCTACAAAGCCTGCAGCTTCATCGACTCCTTCATTTATTTACGGCGACATTAACAGCGATGGTAATGTCAATTCAACAGATCTTGGTATATTAAAGAGAATAATAGTAAAAAATCCTCCGGCAAGTGCCAACATGGATGCTGCAGACGTAAATGCGGACGGTAAAGTGAATTCAACTGACTATACCGTTCTAAAGAGATATTTGCTGAGGTCAATTGACAAACTGCCGCACACCACCTGA
- a CDS encoding hemolysin family protein has protein sequence MFVEILVLILLIVLNGFFAASEIALISLNDNKLRLMGNEKSKKKIEILKKLLSEPGRFLATIQIGITLGGTLSSAFASESFSDRLAGLIKQTGVPVPDAVLKTLSMIFVSVILSYFSLVIGELVPKRLAMKKEEAISMFAARPLYILSVVTYPAVKLLNASTNLIVRLFGIDPNADEEEVTEEEIRMMVDVGEEKGTIQENEKEMINNIFDFDNKTVMDIMTHRTDIVALPVDASLDEVISLFNEEKYTRIPVYEESIDNIVGILHVKDLIKYIGVGSDTADFDLRKIIRKPYNVPWSKKADELFSELQKNKVHMAIIIDEYGGTAGIVTVEDLVEEIVGNIFDEYDEEEKDFEKLDESTYIFSGTAGLDVLNEWADAQLPEDEYDTLSGFIISQLGRIPEYDEKPEIEFNGLLFKVEEVSEKRIEKIKVCRA, from the coding sequence TTGTTTGTTGAGATTCTGGTTTTAATACTTCTGATAGTGCTGAACGGATTTTTTGCGGCTTCTGAGATTGCTCTGATATCTTTAAATGACAACAAGCTCAGGTTGATGGGCAATGAAAAGAGCAAAAAGAAGATTGAAATATTGAAAAAACTATTATCTGAACCGGGCAGGTTCCTGGCCACCATCCAAATTGGTATAACTCTTGGCGGAACATTGTCGAGTGCTTTCGCGTCCGAGAGTTTTTCCGACCGGTTGGCAGGACTTATAAAACAGACGGGTGTACCTGTTCCGGATGCAGTGCTTAAGACTCTGTCCATGATTTTCGTATCTGTAATTTTGTCATATTTTTCACTGGTAATTGGCGAACTGGTTCCTAAAAGACTTGCGATGAAGAAAGAAGAAGCCATATCCATGTTTGCTGCCAGGCCGCTTTATATCCTTTCAGTTGTCACTTATCCTGCTGTAAAGCTTCTCAATGCTTCAACCAATTTGATAGTCAGACTTTTCGGAATTGACCCCAATGCGGACGAGGAAGAGGTCACCGAGGAAGAGATTCGAATGATGGTTGACGTTGGAGAAGAAAAGGGGACCATACAGGAAAACGAGAAGGAAATGATCAATAATATTTTTGATTTTGACAACAAGACGGTTATGGATATTATGACCCATAGAACCGATATTGTGGCTCTTCCGGTTGATGCAAGTCTTGATGAAGTTATATCCTTGTTTAATGAGGAAAAATACACAAGGATACCGGTGTATGAGGAAAGCATAGATAACATTGTAGGGATACTTCACGTCAAGGATTTAATAAAATATATAGGCGTCGGGAGTGATACTGCAGACTTTGATTTAAGAAAGATAATAAGAAAGCCTTATAATGTGCCTTGGTCCAAAAAGGCAGACGAGCTTTTCAGCGAGCTGCAGAAAAACAAGGTCCATATGGCGATTATTATTGACGAGTACGGAGGAACGGCCGGAATTGTCACTGTTGAAGACCTTGTGGAGGAAATTGTGGGTAATATATTTGACGAATACGATGAAGAAGAAAAAGATTTCGAAAAATTGGATGAGAGCACTTATATATTCAGCGGCACCGCAGGTCTTGATGTTTTAAATGAATGGGCGGACGCGCAGCTGCCTGAGGACGAGTATGACACATTGAGCGGTTTTATTATAAGTCAGTTGGGTAGAATTCCGGAGTATGATGAAAAGCCGGAAATTGAGTTCAACGGACTTTTATTCAAAGTGGAAGAGGTAAGTGAAAAAAGGATTGAAAAAATTAAGGTGTGCAGAGCGTAA